Proteins encoded in a region of the Bubalus bubalis isolate 160015118507 breed Murrah chromosome 9, NDDB_SH_1, whole genome shotgun sequence genome:
- the ZNF414 gene encoding zinc finger protein 414 has product MDEEPSGPSLDMPATAEPSSSETDKGVSPVVAAIAKSSSMEEEPGPDRATTPPVWERGGPTGGTQQGASPAPDSGHPGPGHTLGPTSTVSGTSEDLRPPRRRPPPGKQIPCSSPGCCLSFPSVRDLAQHLRTHCPPTQSLEGKLFRCSALSCTETFPNMQELVAHGKLHYKPNRYFKCENCLLRFRTHRSLFKHLHVCAEHAQSPAPPPPPPALDRESPASERPPESDPAPAPGLPYPLLEPFTTPAPAPTGPFLPYLNPTPFGLSPPRLRPFLAAAPGPPASSAAVWKKSQGASGSPRRPQGGSDAPSGHAAPSRIVWEHTRGRYSCMQCAFSTASRPAMTLHLEDHRPGGPAAQAPGQPRPDAPADPAPLAPKVSPLLSEGDCPVFSPL; this is encoded by the exons ATG GATGAGGAACCCTCGGGGCCCAGCCTGGACATGCCGGCTACTGCAGAGCCCAGCTCCAGTGAGACCGACAAGGGGGTGTCCCCAGTTGTGGCTGCTATAGCCAAATCCTCTTCCATGGAGGAGGAGCCGGGCCCTGACCGGGCAACCACACCCCCAGTGTGGGAACGTGGAGGGCCCACCGGAGGGACCCAGCAGGgtgcctccccagccccagacAGTGGCCATCCCGGACCTGGACACACCCTTGGCCCAACCAGCACTGTCTCCGGGACCAGTGAGGACCTGCGGCCTCCCAGACGACGCCCACCACCAG GGAAGCAGATACCGTGCTCCAGCCCAGgctgctgcctcagtttccccagcgtTCGAGACCTGGCACAGCATCTGCGTACCCACTGCCCACCCACACAGTCCCTGGAAG GCAAGCTCTTTCGCTGTTCCGCCCTGAGCTGCACCGAGACCTTCCCCAACATGCAGGAACTGGTGGCCCACGGCAAGCTGCACTACAAACCCAACCGCTACTTCAA GTGTGAGAACTGCCTGCTGCGCTTCCGCACTCACCGCTCGCTCTTCAAGCATCTGCATGTTTGCGCCGAGCATGCGCAGAGCCCAGCCCCGCCGCCGCCACCCCCGGCCCTGGACAGGGAGTCGCCGGCGTCCGAGCGCCCCCCGGAGTCCGACCCTGCGCCGGCGCCTGGCCTGCCGTACCCGCTGCTCGAGCCGTTCAcgacccctgcccctgcccccaccggGCCCTTTCTGCCCTACCTGAACCCCACGCCTTTTGGCCTAAGTCCCCCACGCCTGCGCCCCTTTCTGGCCGCCGCTCCGGGGCCTCCTGCCTCCAGCGCCGCCGTCTGGAAAAAGAGCCAAG GTGCAAGCGGCAGCCCGCGAAGACCCCAGGGCGGCTCCGACGCGCCCTCAG GGCACGCGGCTCCCAGCCGCATCGTGTGGGAACACACGCGCGGCCGCTACTCGTGCATGCAGTGCGCCTTCTCCACGGCCTCGCGGCCTGCCATGACCCTACACCTGGAGGACCACCGCCCCGGCGGCCCTGCGGCCCAGGCGCCCGGGCAGCCGCGCCCCGACGCGCCGGCGG ACCCGGCCCCGCTGGCACCCAAGGTATCGCCGCTGCTGTCTGAGGGGGACTGTCCGGTTTTCTCGCCGCTCTGA